In the Telopea speciosissima isolate NSW1024214 ecotype Mountain lineage chromosome 2, Tspe_v1, whole genome shotgun sequence genome, one interval contains:
- the LOC122650476 gene encoding auxin-responsive protein SAUR32-like has translation MGKSRTLSRKKKGIVKLKFVIEKLQKSFSLSKRPASLTDHELEEMGNSSSVVPEDVKEGHFAVIAHDDGEPKRFVVALSYLTNPAFLRLLEQAAEEFGFNQEGALTIPCRSNELERILGEHWEREVNNSSSVLWMSCKTMVKSN, from the coding sequence AAGTCTAGAACTCTtagtaggaagaagaaaggcATTGTAAAGCTCAAGTTTGTAATAGAGAAGCTACAAAAGAGCTTCTCACTGTCTAAGAGACCGGCTTCCTTAACAGATCATGAACTTGAAGAAATGGGTAACTCATCATCGGTGGTGCCGGAAGATGTGAAGGAAGGTCACTTTGCAGTGATTGCACACGACGATGGTGAGCCCAAGAGGTTCGTTGTGGCATTGAGTTACCTCACAAATCCGGCGTTTTTAAGGCTATTAGAGCAGGCGGCGGAGGAGTTTGGTTTTAATCAAGAAGGTGCTCTCACCATCCCTTGCCGGTCGAATGAACTGGAGAGAATACTCGGCGAGCATTGGGAGAGGGAAGTTAATAATTCTAGTAGTGTTCTTTGGATGTCATGCAAAACCATGGTGAAGAGtaattaa